TGAGCTTGAGAAGCCCGATCAGCGCGAAGATCAGCGCAATGACCAGGAAGATGCCTGCCACGATCAGCGCGGCGGCCCATGCGTGGAAGACCAGCGAGAGGGCTGCGATGGCCGCGACGATGAGAGCCACCACGAGGAAGGCGAGGAACACGGCACCGACGGCCATGAGCGCCACGGCGATGCCGGCGGCCACACCCTTGGTCTTCATCTGGCTGATGGCCAGCTGGATCTCGTCGTTGATCTGCTTGGGGCCGAGTCGCAGGACGACCTTGATCACATCGAGCAACGATGTGCGGGGCGCCGTGCCCTTGGTGCGGCCAGTTTCTGGCTGAGACAAGTCAGCGCCTCCATGCTTGTGAGTGACAGGTGAGTTGATTACAAACTACCACCTATACCATGAGGGATATGGCTGATCAGTACGATTTCGAAGAGCTCTACGCCAACACCTATACGACTGCTGACCAGCTGGCGCATGAGACGGAGCCGACCTCGGAGAAACGTTTTGTGCCTGCTTGGGCCCTGACACTTTTCCTGGGTCCGACCGGCGCCCATCGGTGGTATCTCACTCGGTGGGTCTCAGCGCTGCTGATGCTGCTGAGCACCCTGGCCGGCGCCGTGCTTCTTGTCGCTGGGCAGCAGACTCTCGGGCTGCTCTGCGTGACCGTGGTGTTCGTGTGGACGTTGATCGATCTGATCAT
The nucleotide sequence above comes from Nesterenkonia halotolerans. Encoded proteins:
- a CDS encoding TM2 domain-containing protein — protein: MADQYDFEELYANTYTTADQLAHETEPTSEKRFVPAWALTLFLGPTGAHRWYLTRWVSALLMLLSTLAGAVLLVAGQQTLGLLCVTVVFVWTLIDLIMLLTGSMRDREDLRLAGHRERAGLCAAITVILLALVLMISLMIGTSAGVTG